Proteins encoded together in one Nanoarchaeota archaeon window:
- a CDS encoding DUF63 family protein, with amino-acid sequence MLNNFFETAGNFFETYFWNGIKYDTAYNWIDTLAYSLIFVGAAWFLYGRFFKAKKISINREFMIALVGWISFGSAMRAAEDAKIFETIFLVTPFHYITIFAISLSALLLALHFNKRVPYWKSWGLLGYFLAVSVIFMLPLKKADGVLLVLGVWLFWIFIFWVLRKRFSGFLTNWNIAALSAQMFDASSTFVALTFFSNFWEKHILGSSAMAFFESRNIFLIFGSASWVMFALKLLVVPAVLFAIDKYGETEDEKKFMKMIIVLLGIAIGFRNTLELGMFG; translated from the coding sequence ATGCTTAATAACTTTTTTGAGACTGCCGGAAACTTTTTTGAAACCTATTTTTGGAACGGCATAAAATACGATACTGCCTATAACTGGATTGACACTCTTGCCTATTCACTCATCTTTGTCGGAGCCGCGTGGTTTCTCTACGGCCGGTTTTTCAAGGCGAAAAAGATTTCAATAAACCGCGAATTTATGATTGCTCTTGTCGGGTGGATATCTTTTGGAAGCGCTATGAGGGCTGCCGAAGACGCAAAAATATTTGAGACAATCTTTCTGGTTACGCCGTTCCACTATATTACGATATTTGCAATATCTCTTTCGGCGCTTCTTTTGGCTTTGCATTTCAACAAAAGAGTTCCTTACTGGAAAAGTTGGGGTTTGTTGGGATATTTTCTTGCTGTTTCTGTCATTTTTATGCTTCCGCTTAAAAAAGCCGACGGCGTCCTTCTAGTGCTTGGCGTCTGGCTTTTTTGGATTTTTATTTTTTGGGTTTTGCGAAAGCGTTTTTCCGGATTTTTGACTAACTGGAATATTGCCGCGCTTTCAGCCCAGATGTTTGATGCGTCATCGACATTCGTTGCTCTTACATTTTTTTCGAATTTCTGGGAAAAGCATATTCTTGGAAGCTCTGCAATGGCCTTTTTTGAGTCGCGAAACATTTTTCTGATATTCGGCTCCGCATCTTGGGTTATGTTTGCACTCAAGCTATTGGTAGTGCCCGCAGTTCTTTTTGCAATAGATAAATATGGAGAAACCGAAGACGAAAAGAAATTCATGAAGATGATAATCGTTCTATTGGGCATTGCAATCGGGTTTCGAAATACGCTTGAACTCGGGATGTTTGGATAA